A stretch of the Halomonas sp. BDJS001 genome encodes the following:
- a CDS encoding alanine/glycine:cation symporter family protein, translating into MDFTLPPLLTSLVDRGNGLLWGSVLIYLLIGAGLYFTVLTRGIQLRYFGHMFKLLGSSRQSNGGISSFQALSTSLAARVGTGNLAGVAVAIYFGGPGAIFWMWMTAMVGMATSFVESTLAQAYKTDHGDNTFRGGPARYIERGLGLRWLAVLFSICLIIAFGLAFNSVQANSIAQAMEQAFAVPTWAMGLVLMVVVAPIIFGGLKSIAKVAELVVPLMALLYLILALVVVGLNISDLPAAIMTIVRSAFGFEQAAGGAVGYAVSQAIMNGIQRGLFSNEAGMGSAPNAAATASTRPDHPAAQGFIQMLGVFLDTLVICTATAAIIIMAGPELMAGDENNGIQLTQMALSSHVGEWGGMFVAVAILLFAFTSVIANYSYGESNIEYLAGRRAPVAVFIYRLAVLAMIMIGSVASLGAIWNFADLSMGMMAIINLVAILMLSPVAFSLFRDYEEQLKAGKEPVFDPSRFPKLVNKVDPKAWPKK; encoded by the coding sequence ATGGATTTTACTCTTCCTCCGCTGCTGACATCGCTGGTGGATCGCGGCAACGGCCTGCTCTGGGGCAGTGTGTTGATTTACCTGCTGATAGGCGCAGGGCTCTATTTTACGGTGCTGACCCGCGGTATTCAGTTGCGCTATTTCGGCCATATGTTCAAGCTGCTGGGCAGTTCCCGCCAATCAAATGGTGGTATCTCTTCGTTTCAAGCACTCTCAACCAGTCTGGCGGCCCGGGTAGGCACGGGTAACCTGGCCGGTGTCGCGGTGGCTATCTATTTTGGTGGCCCTGGCGCCATTTTCTGGATGTGGATGACCGCCATGGTGGGTATGGCTACCAGTTTTGTGGAGTCAACCCTGGCTCAGGCGTATAAAACCGACCACGGTGATAACACCTTTCGTGGCGGCCCTGCACGTTATATCGAGCGAGGCCTGGGGCTGCGCTGGCTGGCGGTCTTGTTCTCTATCTGTTTGATTATTGCCTTTGGGTTGGCGTTCAACAGCGTTCAGGCCAACTCTATCGCCCAGGCCATGGAGCAGGCATTTGCCGTTCCCACCTGGGCAATGGGGTTAGTTTTGATGGTGGTGGTGGCGCCGATCATCTTTGGCGGTTTGAAGTCGATTGCCAAGGTGGCTGAACTGGTGGTGCCGCTCATGGCGCTGCTCTACTTAATTCTGGCGCTGGTGGTAGTAGGGTTGAATATCAGCGACTTGCCCGCAGCGATCATGACCATTGTGCGCAGTGCTTTTGGCTTTGAGCAGGCGGCCGGTGGGGCGGTAGGCTACGCGGTTTCCCAGGCGATTATGAACGGCATTCAGCGCGGGCTATTTTCCAATGAAGCGGGCATGGGCTCGGCGCCCAATGCGGCAGCCACCGCCTCTACGCGGCCCGATCACCCCGCTGCCCAGGGCTTTATTCAGATGCTTGGGGTGTTTCTCGATACGCTGGTGATCTGTACTGCCACGGCGGCCATCATCATTATGGCCGGGCCTGAATTGATGGCCGGGGACGAGAACAACGGCATCCAGTTGACTCAAATGGCGCTTTCCAGCCATGTGGGCGAGTGGGGCGGTATGTTCGTCGCGGTGGCGATTCTGCTGTTTGCGTTTACCTCGGTGATTGCCAACTACTCCTATGGCGAGTCCAACATTGAGTATCTGGCCGGGCGCCGCGCCCCGGTTGCCGTGTTTATATACCGCTTAGCGGTGCTGGCAATGATCATGATTGGCTCGGTGGCAAGCCTGGGGGCGATTTGGAACTTTGCCGACCTCTCTATGGGCATGATGGCGATTATTAACCTGGTCGCTATTTTAATGCTGTCGCCGGTGGCTTTCTCGCTCTTCCGCGACTACGAAGAGCAGTTGAAAGCGGGTAAAGAGCCGGTATTCGACCCCAGCCGTTTCCCCAAGCTGGTTAATAAAGTCGATCCCAAGGCCTGGCCCAAGAAGTAA
- a CDS encoding secondary thiamine-phosphate synthase enzyme YjbQ, with product MWFQQEIHFPEVARGFHLITDDIARALPCLNDCHIGMLHLQLMHTSASLTLNENTDPDVRHDLDAFLRRLVPEDLPYFRHTLEGPDDMPAHVAASLLGTQLTLAVRDGRLALGTWQGIWLGEHRNQAGPRRLLATLNGCEAR from the coding sequence ATGTGGTTCCAACAAGAGATCCATTTCCCCGAAGTGGCGCGCGGTTTTCATTTGATTACGGATGATATAGCCCGCGCGCTGCCATGCTTAAACGACTGCCATATTGGCATGCTGCATTTGCAACTGATGCATACCTCTGCCTCGTTAACGCTCAATGAGAACACTGATCCGGATGTGCGCCACGATTTAGATGCGTTTCTGCGTCGACTGGTGCCCGAAGATTTACCCTATTTCCGCCACACCCTGGAGGGGCCTGATGATATGCCCGCCCATGTAGCCGCTAGCCTGTTGGGTACACAGCTTACCCTGGCGGTGAGGGATGGACGCCTGGCCTTAGGTACCTGGCAGGGCATATGGCTGGGGGAACACCGCAATCAAGCGGGGCCACGGCGGTTACTGGCTACCCTAAACGGGTGCGAGGCGCGCTAA
- a CDS encoding TVP38/TMEM64 family protein, translating to MSRTLSKGVGLLVVVVLLGVMWQLLQRYDLLTQARLSELIGYVRQWRTAPWMFAAVMVTYASALLVMFPLSLLVVITGLLFGPIWGLVYATLGTLTSSVVSYWVGHWLGREALMHYGGRHLRGLSGYLSKRGIRTMTVINLLPLAPFTLTNMLAGAFHLKFRDYMIGSTLGIVPGLAAVILLGSQLGALFTAASAKELILAAVGLAAGVGLLIGLKRYASHRQAAKKQPHREGE from the coding sequence ATGTCGCGGACATTGAGCAAGGGCGTAGGCCTGCTGGTAGTCGTCGTGCTGCTGGGCGTCATGTGGCAGTTACTGCAGCGCTACGACCTACTCACCCAGGCGCGGCTTAGCGAATTGATCGGCTACGTTCGCCAGTGGCGTACCGCGCCCTGGATGTTTGCCGCGGTGATGGTCACTTACGCCAGCGCCCTGTTGGTGATGTTTCCGCTTAGCCTACTGGTCGTCATAACAGGCTTACTATTTGGCCCGATATGGGGGCTGGTGTACGCCACGTTAGGAACATTGACGTCGTCGGTTGTATCTTACTGGGTAGGCCACTGGCTAGGTCGAGAGGCGCTCATGCACTATGGCGGGCGCCATCTACGCGGCCTCTCCGGCTATCTATCGAAGCGCGGCATTCGTACCATGACGGTGATCAACCTGCTGCCGCTGGCCCCGTTCACACTCACCAATATGCTGGCGGGCGCCTTCCACCTCAAGTTCCGCGACTATATGATTGGCTCCACCCTGGGTATCGTGCCTGGGTTGGCAGCGGTGATCCTATTGGGCAGCCAACTCGGCGCCCTTTTCACCGCGGCTTCAGCTAAAGAACTCATCCTCGCGGCTGTCGGACTCGCTGCCGGAGTCGGCCTGTTAATAGGCCTTAAACGTTATGCCAGCCATCGCCAAGCAGCAAAAAAACAGCCTCACCGTGAGGGCGAGTGA
- a CDS encoding TauD/TfdA family dioxygenase has product MNISVQASLTAPHIPDMGELTPYHSGPALTQATLTQHGVALTWQDSQQTTLPLRWLRDHCACPACRHPQTRERLYLPLEAITEPPSVALLDGHLHLTWLDGHVSAFHSGWLYQRRPEATLASAVPRVASWEDNFAPERIRHSDFLTPQGEKAWLTAMLRDGLALMTDGPLVEEEVSRLAERIGPQRATNFGARFDVRSKPNPNNAAYTAVGLPLHIDLPNWRQPPDIQLLYCLQNGASGGESLFADGARVVEALRRQDPAALAILSETPIDFRFQDETHDISMRAPVITLDGAGNLVEMRLNNWIRDALHLPVEQMDAWYSAYALLWKLFHSEAHQIEFTLLPGQMVAFDNRRVLHGRRAFDPNSGARHLQGTYLDRDMLASRLRVLARNV; this is encoded by the coding sequence ATGAATATCTCTGTACAAGCCTCACTAACGGCTCCCCACATCCCCGATATGGGCGAATTAACGCCTTATCACTCAGGCCCGGCACTCACTCAAGCGACGCTGACTCAGCATGGCGTAGCGCTAACGTGGCAAGATAGTCAACAAACGACCCTGCCCCTGCGTTGGCTACGAGACCACTGCGCCTGCCCAGCCTGCCGCCACCCGCAGACCCGTGAACGACTCTACCTGCCCCTAGAAGCCATCACCGAGCCGCCCAGCGTTGCGCTACTGGATGGTCACTTGCACCTTACTTGGCTGGATGGTCATGTCAGTGCCTTTCATAGCGGCTGGCTCTATCAGCGCCGTCCAGAAGCCACGCTCGCCTCAGCCGTTCCCAGGGTTGCATCGTGGGAAGATAACTTTGCTCCCGAGCGCATCCGCCATAGCGACTTTTTAACCCCTCAGGGCGAAAAAGCCTGGTTGACCGCCATGCTACGGGACGGGCTGGCATTGATGACCGATGGCCCACTGGTGGAAGAGGAAGTGAGCCGTTTAGCCGAGCGTATTGGCCCCCAGCGCGCTACCAACTTTGGCGCCCGCTTTGACGTGCGCTCCAAACCCAACCCCAATAACGCGGCCTATACCGCGGTGGGGTTACCGCTGCATATCGACCTGCCCAACTGGCGACAGCCGCCGGATATTCAGCTGCTCTACTGCCTACAGAATGGCGCCAGCGGCGGCGAATCGCTGTTTGCCGATGGTGCGCGTGTGGTCGAAGCCCTGCGTCGGCAAGACCCGGCAGCGCTGGCGATTCTTAGCGAAACGCCGATTGATTTTCGCTTTCAGGATGAAACCCACGATATCTCCATGCGGGCACCGGTGATCACCCTGGATGGCGCGGGTAACCTGGTCGAAATGCGCTTAAACAACTGGATTCGAGATGCCCTTCATCTGCCGGTAGAGCAGATGGATGCCTGGTACAGCGCCTACGCCCTGCTATGGAAGCTGTTTCACAGCGAAGCGCACCAGATAGAGTTCACCCTTCTCCCAGGGCAGATGGTCGCTTTTGATAACCGCCGGGTACTCCACGGGCGGCGCGCATTTGATCCCAACAGCGGCGCACGCCATTTACAGGGCACCTATTTAGACCGCGATATGCTGGCTTCACGCCTACGCGTGCTGGCCCGCAACGTTTAG
- a CDS encoding ABC transporter substrate-binding protein — MTHLKPLASAIALATTAMFASAAHADDQTLDFGVPAWPGITVKTAIAEQLLNPLGYATSTQEIGLQVIYQGIESGDIDAFLGAWLPAQREMFDPRKESGVLIDVANNVDGAQMTLAVPEYLYENGIQSFADLDENRDQFDGKIYGFGAGSAASEILHNAIDNDTWGLGDWQVVDTSEVGMLSAARDAISREEPIVWVGWTPHWMNLDLPMRYLEDPENLFGENNGESDVLTLLRSGYAEANPNVVTFFEQFTFSAEEQSWMIQAYGQEEQDLNDVAEQWINDHPERIEAMLADVTTADGDPAWPVIEAQLAN, encoded by the coding sequence ATGACACACCTCAAGCCTCTCGCCTCAGCCATTGCCCTCGCCACTACCGCGATGTTTGCCTCGGCGGCCCATGCCGACGATCAAACCCTCGATTTCGGTGTGCCCGCCTGGCCCGGCATTACGGTAAAAACGGCCATCGCCGAACAGCTTTTAAACCCACTCGGCTACGCAACCAGTACCCAGGAAATCGGCCTGCAGGTGATTTACCAGGGTATCGAGAGCGGCGATATCGACGCCTTCCTAGGGGCTTGGCTGCCTGCCCAGCGTGAGATGTTCGATCCCCGCAAGGAGTCGGGTGTACTGATTGACGTAGCGAATAACGTCGATGGTGCGCAAATGACCCTGGCGGTGCCGGAATACCTGTATGAGAACGGCATTCAGAGCTTTGCTGATTTAGACGAAAACCGTGACCAGTTCGACGGTAAAATTTATGGCTTTGGGGCCGGCTCCGCCGCTAGTGAGATTCTCCACAATGCCATTGATAACGACACTTGGGGTCTAGGTGACTGGCAGGTAGTCGATACCAGTGAAGTGGGCATGCTTTCCGCTGCACGTGATGCCATCTCCCGTGAAGAACCGATTGTCTGGGTCGGCTGGACGCCCCACTGGATGAACCTTGATCTTCCCATGCGCTACCTGGAAGATCCCGAAAACCTATTTGGTGAGAACAACGGTGAAAGCGATGTGTTAACGCTGCTGCGCAGTGGCTATGCTGAAGCCAACCCCAATGTGGTGACCTTCTTTGAGCAGTTTACCTTTTCGGCTGAAGAGCAGAGCTGGATGATTCAGGCGTATGGCCAGGAAGAGCAAGACCTTAATGATGTCGCCGAACAGTGGATCAACGACCACCCGGAACGCATAGAAGCCATGCTGGCAGACGTCACCACCGCTGACGGCGACCCAGCCTGGCCCGTCATTGAAGCACAGCTCGCCAACTAA
- a CDS encoding LysR substrate-binding domain-containing protein: MSQLPPLLWLQAFESAARTLSFTAAGNELGVTQAAISQRVRLLEDRVGQKLFVRHARSLTLTPAGQAWLPSIHDAFVRISEGTLEVFGSTSEQPVTLRATPVIQQSWLAPRLMTFHRAHPQVAIRLVSAIWPDDFGPEGADIEIRYGKGEWTGIEMQPLGEEQLLPVCSHALAEMLTAPSDLAGHTLLHAVGFGVGWPGWLQEAGVAHLEAQCWSLTCDNQVMTLALASQSGGIALTHRRLMEQRSDLVAPFELSVPSEERFWLVRPSRRIVSDEAELVWRWLCDSIA, translated from the coding sequence ATGAGTCAGTTACCGCCTCTGCTATGGCTGCAAGCATTTGAATCAGCGGCGCGCACTTTGAGTTTTACTGCCGCCGGCAATGAGCTGGGTGTCACTCAAGCGGCCATTAGTCAGCGCGTCAGGCTGCTGGAAGACCGCGTGGGGCAGAAGTTGTTTGTGCGTCATGCGCGCAGTTTGACGCTCACCCCCGCCGGGCAGGCGTGGCTGCCAAGTATTCACGATGCCTTTGTGCGTATTAGCGAAGGCACCCTGGAAGTGTTTGGTAGCACCTCCGAGCAGCCGGTAACGCTGCGGGCCACGCCGGTTATTCAGCAGTCATGGCTGGCGCCGCGCTTGATGACTTTCCACCGCGCTCACCCCCAGGTGGCGATTCGCCTGGTGAGCGCTATCTGGCCGGACGACTTTGGCCCCGAAGGAGCAGATATCGAGATTCGTTATGGCAAAGGGGAGTGGACGGGCATCGAAATGCAGCCGCTAGGCGAAGAGCAACTGCTGCCGGTTTGCTCGCATGCCTTAGCGGAGATGCTAACCGCGCCGAGCGATCTAGCTGGGCATACGTTGCTCCACGCAGTGGGGTTTGGCGTGGGGTGGCCGGGGTGGTTGCAGGAAGCGGGGGTTGCCCACCTTGAAGCGCAGTGCTGGTCGCTCACTTGCGATAATCAGGTGATGACGTTGGCCTTGGCTAGCCAAAGTGGTGGTATCGCTCTAACTCACCGCCGCTTAATGGAGCAACGTAGCGATTTAGTGGCGCCTTTTGAACTCAGTGTACCCAGCGAAGAGCGCTTCTGGCTGGTTCGCCCTAGCCGTCGGATTGTGAGCGATGAAGCTGAATTAGTGTGGCGATGGCTTTGTGATTCAATAGCGTAA
- a CDS encoding glycosyltransferase has translation MPRRSFFRLSRQRWLRLFFYLNLALVVGLIAHQIWLYVAEPKFESVHTLEVADIREVLRDRTDYRFAVVGNINNSVNVFQEEIVPLINQGGIDFLVSAGNAVNGGRQESYQAIYQSLETLNVPYLLTYGENEDSDFGSYLFYEYFGPHFYSFVAGNSHFIFLDGTGKSSTSWQLDWLERELAASEAQHKFLFVGLPLHTVVSDAPLFEADNYLNDPRLADGIMALAEAHDVDTVFSANLTLFSKQTVNGVDYVTTGGAGGILIDADSSFHHYVIVDVDSDSVTIAPVRLNVNSPGWWRMLSSVASTVYAFFYVSYTRFLLIVGVLALLAMRLHRLIFEDRDYYPDFDIDPTPFLGKSLRVAMVSNNYFPFVSGVSVSVDRLRNGLCDLGHTIQLFVPRYRETWQDDSSIRRIPTLMAFGQKGEFRLTNPFSARFRRCLRAFGPDLIHVHHPFWLGSMGLFMGRRLKVPVIYTYHTRLEHYAHFVPLPGALFRNLISHYLIKRFSNRCQGVIVPTHSAEEYLRMIGVKTPTLVQPTGIDVARFAQVERSALEALREQLGIDPASKILISVSRISKEKNIGFMLEALAELKAQGHADVHLLLIGDGPDRAAIQKQIDTLKLTSQVTLAGAVPPERMALYYHLGDIFVFASTSETQGMVILEAMSAGLPVVAVRSSGIDDVVRQGVNGFKTPQNRQAWGQQVVKLKDNAELRQQLGKQASHFAEEFDIVNFASAVASFYAEVLAKYHSPSR, from the coding sequence ATGCCTCGACGCTCCTTTTTTCGCCTTTCCCGTCAGCGCTGGTTGCGGCTGTTCTTTTACCTTAATCTCGCCCTGGTGGTGGGGCTAATTGCTCACCAAATTTGGTTGTATGTCGCAGAACCCAAATTTGAGTCGGTGCATACCCTTGAAGTGGCTGATATACGCGAGGTACTGAGGGATCGAACCGACTACCGCTTTGCGGTGGTGGGCAATATCAATAACTCGGTAAACGTGTTTCAGGAGGAGATTGTGCCGCTCATCAATCAGGGCGGTATCGACTTTCTGGTTTCTGCGGGCAATGCCGTGAATGGAGGGCGACAGGAGAGCTACCAAGCGATCTATCAGAGCCTGGAGACGCTCAATGTCCCTTACTTACTCACCTACGGCGAAAACGAAGATAGTGATTTTGGTAGCTACTTGTTTTACGAATACTTTGGCCCCCATTTTTACTCCTTTGTCGCGGGTAATAGCCACTTTATCTTCCTTGACGGCACCGGGAAGTCTTCTACCTCCTGGCAGCTTGATTGGTTGGAGCGGGAGCTTGCGGCCTCAGAAGCACAACATAAATTTTTGTTTGTTGGTTTGCCGCTGCACACTGTGGTGAGCGACGCGCCGCTGTTTGAAGCGGACAATTACCTCAATGATCCCCGCCTGGCTGATGGAATTATGGCGCTGGCGGAGGCGCACGATGTCGATACCGTGTTCTCCGCCAACCTGACGCTTTTCTCTAAGCAGACGGTTAATGGGGTGGATTACGTCACCACCGGTGGTGCGGGCGGCATCCTGATCGATGCCGACAGTAGCTTTCACCACTACGTTATCGTCGATGTCGACAGTGACAGTGTGACTATTGCACCAGTACGTTTGAACGTGAATAGCCCTGGCTGGTGGCGGATGCTGAGTAGTGTGGCTTCTACGGTGTATGCATTTTTCTACGTGAGCTATACCCGGTTTTTGCTGATTGTGGGGGTATTGGCGCTGCTCGCGATGCGCTTGCATCGGCTGATTTTTGAAGATCGCGACTACTACCCCGATTTTGATATCGACCCGACGCCTTTCCTGGGTAAATCTTTGCGCGTAGCGATGGTGTCTAATAACTACTTCCCCTTTGTGTCGGGGGTGTCGGTCTCCGTGGATCGACTGCGCAATGGCTTATGTGATCTAGGCCACACCATCCAACTGTTTGTGCCGCGCTACCGAGAAACGTGGCAGGACGACAGTTCGATAAGACGCATCCCCACGCTGATGGCGTTTGGCCAGAAGGGCGAGTTCCGGTTAACCAATCCCTTTAGCGCGCGTTTTCGCCGCTGCCTACGGGCGTTCGGGCCTGATCTTATTCACGTCCACCACCCTTTTTGGCTCGGTTCCATGGGGCTGTTTATGGGCCGTCGGCTCAAGGTGCCGGTGATCTACACCTATCACACCCGCCTGGAGCACTATGCCCACTTTGTGCCATTGCCCGGTGCGCTGTTTCGTAATCTGATCTCGCACTACCTGATCAAGCGCTTTTCCAACCGCTGCCAAGGGGTGATTGTGCCGACCCACTCCGCAGAGGAGTATCTGCGCATGATAGGGGTGAAAACCCCCACGCTGGTGCAACCCACGGGCATAGATGTTGCTCGGTTTGCCCAGGTTGAAAGGAGTGCGTTGGAAGCGTTGCGCGAGCAATTAGGTATCGACCCTGCGAGCAAAATATTGATCAGCGTCTCGCGGATTAGCAAGGAGAAAAATATTGGCTTTATGCTGGAAGCCCTCGCCGAGCTTAAGGCACAGGGGCACGCCGATGTTCATCTTCTCCTGATTGGTGATGGGCCGGATCGAGCGGCGATTCAAAAACAAATCGATACTTTGAAACTGACCTCGCAGGTCACCTTGGCAGGAGCGGTGCCGCCGGAGCGCATGGCACTTTATTACCATCTAGGCGATATATTTGTGTTCGCTTCGACTTCAGAAACCCAGGGCATGGTGATTCTTGAGGCGATGTCGGCGGGGTTGCCCGTCGTGGCGGTGCGTTCCAGCGGTATCGATGACGTGGTACGCCAGGGAGTAAACGGCTTCAAAACACCGCAAAATCGCCAAGCGTGGGGGCAGCAAGTGGTGAAGTTAAAAGATAACGCAGAGCTACGCCAGCAATTGGGCAAGCAGGCCAGCCACTTTGCTGAGGAGTTCGATATCGTCAATTTCGCCTCAGCCGTGGCGAGCTTTTACGCTGAGGTGCTGGCCAAGTATCACTCGCCCTCACGGTGA